In Quercus robur chromosome 11, dhQueRobu3.1, whole genome shotgun sequence, the following proteins share a genomic window:
- the LOC126706123 gene encoding probable arabinosyltransferase ARAD1 isoform X1, with protein sequence MNKRRRTWLLNQTLTAMLFFVLSIYICFTTIQSWASSKPTKPIRPNILLPPISPDTSSSSSSSMRVKVYMYDDLPTKFTYGVVEHFWTAHGFADVAKSTLQKLKYPSHQHSLEWHLLLDLTRPENERTGSPVIRVMDPNEADLFYVPFFSSLSWVVSRTHSANGSGKVKKYSDSETQEELVTWLEGQEYWRRNKRRDHVLVCQNPNALNRVMDRVKNAVLLVSDLGRVRPGHSSLVKDVVVPDSHKISAYNGDVGVEDRKTLLFFMGNRFRKVLVIQVKRNFEYKDPNGTVNEVWRQVSQKLPLIKLMISCDRRLATMHVTEPDCSACHCSNQSGIATTR encoded by the exons ATGAACAAAAGGCGCAGGACTTGGCTGTTGAACCAGACACTCACAGCCATGCTTTTCTTCGTGCTATCCATCTATATCTGCTTCACCACCATTCAATCATGGGCCTCCTCAAAACCCACCAAGCCCATTAGGCCCAATATTCTTCTTCCTCCCATTTCACCCgacacttcttcttcttcttcttcctccatgCGAGTCAAAGTTTACATGTACGATGATCTTCCGACAAAGTTCACCTACGGCGTTGTCGAACATTTCTGGACAGCACATGGTTTTGCTGACGTGGCAAAGTCAACGCTCCAAAAACTCAAGTACCCGAGTCACCAGCACTCCTTGGAGTGGCACTTGTTGCTGGACTTAACCCGACCCGAAAATGAACGAACCGGGTCTCCAGTCATTCGGGTCATGGATCCTAACGAAGCTGACTTGTTTTACGTGccgtttttctcttctttgagttGGGTTGTGAGCAGGACCCATTCTGCGAACGGGTCGGGTAAGGTCAAGAAGTACTCGGATTCGGAGACGCAGGAGGAGCTGGTGACGTGGCTGGAGGGGCAAGAGTATTGGAGGAGGAACAAGAGGAGGGACCACGTGTTGGTTTGCCAGAATCCGAATGCGTTGAACCGGGTCATGGATCGGGTCAAGAATGCCGTGTTGTTGGTCTCGGATCTCGGGCGGGTAAGGCCCGGCCATTCCTCGTTGGTTAAGGATGTGGTGGTGCCTGACTCGCATAAGATTAGTGCCTATAATGGAGATGTCGGCGTTGAGGATCGGAAAACGTTGTTGTTCTTCATGGGCAATCGGTTTCGCAAAg TTCTTGTAATTCAGGTGAAGCGAAACTTTGAGTACAAAGATCCAAATGGGACAGTGAATGAAGTCTGGCGCCAAGTATCACAGAAGCTCCCCTTGATTAAACTGATGATCAGTTGTGACAGAAGGCTTGCCACAATGCATGTGACTGAGCCAGATTGCTCTGCATGTCACTGTTCAAATCAAAGTGGCATTGCTACCACCCGATGA
- the LOC126706123 gene encoding probable arabinosyltransferase ARAD1 isoform X2 — protein MNKRRRTWLLNQTLTAMLFFVLSIYICFTTIQSWASSKPTKPIRPNILLPPISPDTSSSSSSSMRVKVYMYDDLPTKFTYGVVEHFWTAHGFADVAKSTLQKLKYPSHQHSLEWHLLLDLTRPENERTGSPVIRVMDPNEADLFYVPFFSSLSWVVSRTHSANGSGKVKKYSDSETQEELVTWLEGQEYWRRNKRRDHVLVCQNPNALNRVMDRVKNAVLLVSDLGRVRPGHSSLVKDVVVPDSHKISAYNGDVGVEDRKTLLFFMGNRFRKGEAKL, from the exons ATGAACAAAAGGCGCAGGACTTGGCTGTTGAACCAGACACTCACAGCCATGCTTTTCTTCGTGCTATCCATCTATATCTGCTTCACCACCATTCAATCATGGGCCTCCTCAAAACCCACCAAGCCCATTAGGCCCAATATTCTTCTTCCTCCCATTTCACCCgacacttcttcttcttcttcttcctccatgCGAGTCAAAGTTTACATGTACGATGATCTTCCGACAAAGTTCACCTACGGCGTTGTCGAACATTTCTGGACAGCACATGGTTTTGCTGACGTGGCAAAGTCAACGCTCCAAAAACTCAAGTACCCGAGTCACCAGCACTCCTTGGAGTGGCACTTGTTGCTGGACTTAACCCGACCCGAAAATGAACGAACCGGGTCTCCAGTCATTCGGGTCATGGATCCTAACGAAGCTGACTTGTTTTACGTGccgtttttctcttctttgagttGGGTTGTGAGCAGGACCCATTCTGCGAACGGGTCGGGTAAGGTCAAGAAGTACTCGGATTCGGAGACGCAGGAGGAGCTGGTGACGTGGCTGGAGGGGCAAGAGTATTGGAGGAGGAACAAGAGGAGGGACCACGTGTTGGTTTGCCAGAATCCGAATGCGTTGAACCGGGTCATGGATCGGGTCAAGAATGCCGTGTTGTTGGTCTCGGATCTCGGGCGGGTAAGGCCCGGCCATTCCTCGTTGGTTAAGGATGTGGTGGTGCCTGACTCGCATAAGATTAGTGCCTATAATGGAGATGTCGGCGTTGAGGATCGGAAAACGTTGTTGTTCTTCATGGGCAATCGGTTTCGCAAAg GTGAAGCGAAACTTTGA